A genomic region of Trichothermofontia sichuanensis B231 contains the following coding sequences:
- the rimI gene encoding ribosomal protein S18-alanine N-acetyltransferase, whose protein sequence is MVCKQPTRENLPAILDLDRSCLGGFWSADGYVQELDRASSQFWVLEPVATEKLPLPPLLGFGCFWGILDEAHITILGIHPDYQGQGLGQALLLSLLQVARQQGLEWATLEVRVSNQTARSLYGKFGFQEAGRRPRYYPDTGEDALLLWRGGLQHPEFCDLLQQWQQAAIARLQRSGWQYAFPSL, encoded by the coding sequence GTGGTGTGTAAACAACCCACGCGGGAAAATCTCCCCGCCATTCTTGATCTGGATCGGTCTTGTTTGGGGGGCTTCTGGAGTGCCGATGGCTATGTACAGGAACTCGATCGGGCCAGTAGTCAGTTTTGGGTCCTGGAACCCGTGGCCACCGAGAAACTCCCCTTGCCCCCCCTCCTAGGGTTTGGCTGTTTTTGGGGGATTTTAGACGAGGCCCACATTACCATTCTGGGCATCCATCCCGACTACCAGGGGCAGGGCCTAGGACAAGCTTTACTCCTGAGCTTGCTACAAGTTGCCCGACAACAGGGCCTCGAGTGGGCCACCCTGGAGGTGCGGGTTTCTAACCAAACGGCGCGATCGCTCTATGGCAAATTTGGGTTTCAGGAAGCTGGTCGTCGCCCCCGCTACTACCCTGACACGGGGGAAGATGCCTTGCTCCTCTGGCGGGGAGGGCTACAACACCCCGAATTCTGTGACCTGCTGCAGCAATGGCAACAGGCCGCGATCGCCCGCTTACAACGATCAGGCTGGCAGTATGCGTTTCCATCGCTTTGA